From the Nodularia sp. NIES-3585 genome, one window contains:
- a CDS encoding type I polyketide synthase — translation MAASKIEAELEQLQDQISNCEKSLLKLIQGKKIMVTNVPLNTSEINRQLRHTQIAIVGMASIFPQAKNLQEYWENIIHKVDCITDVPPSRWSIDDYYDANPKTPDKTYCKRGGFIPEVDFNPMEFGLPPNLLEVTDISQLLGLLVAKSAIEDAGYGETRQFNRERTGVVLGVAIGRQLAMPLGARLQYPVWEKVLKSSGLSDQDTQSIVEKIKSAYVQWNENAFPGMLANVITGRIANRLDLGGMNCVVDAACASSLGALKIAISELVEHRSDMMLTGGVDTDNSIMAYMCFSKTPAVSPSENVKPFDADSDGMMLGEGVGMLVLKRLEDAERDNDRIYAVIKGIGSSSDGRYKSIYAPRPEGQIKAIYRAYEDANCSPASVGLIEAHGTGTLAGDPTEFSSIKAVFSENNPKQQHIALGSVKSQIGHTKAAAGAASLIKTALALHHKVLPPTINITQPHPKLNIESSPFYLNTETRPWITTNDQPRRAGVSAFGFGGTNYHVVLEEYNREHNQPYRLHNSFQSVLISAKTPAELLSRCEQIQHQLQSDAGERDYAELIGVGKALEIPIADARVGFVANSLTQAGDLLQKTIDLLKNKLEAESWEHPQGIYYRKSGISADKKVVALFSGQGSQYLEMGRELVINFPCLRQAYAEMDRLLCQDGLQPVSEVVFPNPVFNPEQKAEQMAALQRTEYAQPAIGAFSAGLYKILQQAGFKPDMVAGHSFGELTALWVAGVLSEEDYYFLVKARGEAMATPKDSEFDHGTMLAVKGDVTQVKKLIENFPLVNIANLNSHQQMVLAGTKAEIAKVEEMLTAEGFHTVLLKVSAAFHTSLVAYALKPFAQAIEKVSLQPPQIPVYTNFTGTPYPNQQKVIQNILKEHLGSQVLFQEEIDNIYAEGGYCFVEFGPRNTLTNLVKEILGERSHIAVALNTNPQKDSDRTLREAVVQLRVAGLPLLNLDPYEQSRPIPADAQTKLLNVRLNSTNYVSDKTKQLFEKALQNGHQLKLPVSNGHHPATPNFFTSESLRDEAIPTENIAVNGEAKLPTEKVAVNGRTKSMKNGKSEQQNIKFTPTNSETSVDYQRAIDNLEYTLIEFNRHQRHILQVHEQSLKHQTEYTKTFFGLMQQQHILWGNGKFVEQQPQTQQLAISSTERSIMRFHEHQADSLRIHEQYLNYQQEYTNNFFQLVQQHQLPTCDDTIQHGLIPSLKYQDSSTIPAYPEYQPVSLATADTVATQPQPVPINGNGNGTHHQPTEVLDIVTPQKNQTATATIVAAPPVVIEIDTATLSQTLLTIVSDKTGYPSEMLEMSMDIEADLGIDSIKRVEILGALLEIYPDLPQPNPEELAQLRTLAEIAEYIRTLAPENSVTPAATSNEVLEAETPEAETVTSLSPSPIPDNLSQILLTIVSDKTGYPSEMLEMSMDIEADLGIDSIKRVEILGALLELYPDLPQPNPEEVAPLRTLQEILDYIEQTAEEAGAQGEEAGAQGAGSRGERVEEAGAQGEGAGSRGERVESNFSSHSQSLIRRSPVKLKFLPEPDFLDFTLPAQHIALLTDDGSLTTTKLAEALSKRGWKTVVLSFPQTLIGKQSPLPDSINRVVLSDLSEEHLQQQLAAIASEYGKVAAFIHLNPSNLQNTSHQVCYPETEKSILRHVFLTAKYLKESLNQAAESGRSCFLTVARLDGEFGLGQKTNFGAISSGLFGLTKTVNQEWSPVFCRALDISPDLDAQTSVEHILAELHDYNRLVVEVGYTAQGRTTLICEPESDDIFESAIPDPQSQVFLVSGGAKGITAKCVIELAQRYQCRFILLGRSAAEPEPVWAEGYLGEAELKKRIMEDFVAKADKPTPAMVQKKFQTIASRREIAATLQAIEQAGGQAEYLSVDVTDAIALSEQVAGAVERLGAVTGIIHGAGNLADKRIEKKTIQDFETVYAAKVKGLENLLRCIPDGELQYLVLFSSVVGFYGNVGQSDYAIANEILNKSAHLFKRNHPNCHVVAINWGPWDSGMVSPELKKAFAERNIATIPQEIGAQTLVSQLGQKHHQTTQVVIGSPLIYTPEALSPELKSFRIQRQLTLAANPFLSDHVIAGKPVLPATCAVAWIANTGEQLYPGYKFFSCQNFKVLKGIIFDGDQANEYILDLGETSKSAHNQIEFQAKIWSNNSGKIRYHFSANITLRQQIPVAPTYELFNPERTNPDISTSFYQNGASSLFHGSAFQGVQSVLNLSQEIITIGCLLPNLDPTKQGQFPVQTFNPYIVDVQIHSLWIWAQYFHQVGCLPSEIHNFEQFANLPFGEKMYISCQVKSKTESAVVADVITHDFNGRIYSRMMGAKGIILPRNLGTV, via the coding sequence ATGGCTGCTTCTAAAATCGAAGCTGAATTAGAACAATTGCAAGATCAGATCAGCAATTGTGAAAAATCTCTGCTGAAGCTAATACAGGGGAAAAAAATTATGGTGACAAATGTACCGCTAAATACTAGCGAAATAAATAGACAATTGCGACATACACAGATTGCTATCGTTGGTATGGCTTCTATATTTCCGCAAGCTAAAAATTTACAAGAATATTGGGAAAATATTATTCATAAAGTTGATTGTATTACGGATGTTCCGCCTTCGCGTTGGAGCATAGATGATTATTATGATGCTAACCCCAAAACACCTGACAAAACCTACTGTAAACGAGGTGGATTTATCCCAGAAGTGGATTTCAATCCGATGGAATTTGGTTTACCACCTAATTTATTAGAAGTTACAGATATTTCCCAGTTGTTAGGTTTGCTAGTTGCCAAATCCGCCATAGAAGATGCTGGTTATGGTGAAACTCGGCAATTTAATCGTGAACGCACTGGTGTAGTATTGGGTGTGGCTATAGGTAGACAATTAGCTATGCCACTCGGTGCAAGATTGCAATATCCCGTTTGGGAAAAAGTTCTCAAAAGCAGTGGCTTATCTGATCAAGATACGCAAAGCATAGTTGAGAAAATCAAAAGCGCATATGTGCAGTGGAATGAGAACGCTTTCCCAGGGATGTTAGCTAATGTCATTACCGGACGAATTGCCAACCGCCTAGATTTGGGGGGAATGAACTGTGTAGTTGATGCTGCCTGTGCCAGTTCTTTGGGTGCGCTGAAAATCGCCATTAGTGAGCTTGTTGAGCATCGGTCTGACATGATGTTAACTGGTGGAGTTGACACAGATAACTCCATCATGGCTTATATGTGTTTCAGCAAAACCCCGGCTGTTTCTCCCAGTGAGAATGTCAAACCATTCGATGCTGACTCCGATGGGATGATGCTGGGTGAAGGTGTGGGAATGTTGGTTCTGAAACGCTTGGAAGATGCCGAGCGAGACAATGACCGCATCTATGCAGTTATTAAAGGTATTGGCAGTTCTAGCGATGGTCGCTATAAAAGCATTTATGCACCTCGTCCAGAAGGTCAAATCAAAGCCATATATCGTGCTTATGAAGATGCAAACTGTTCGCCTGCGAGTGTCGGTTTAATTGAAGCACACGGCACTGGCACTTTAGCTGGAGATCCCACGGAGTTTTCGTCTATTAAAGCAGTTTTTAGCGAAAATAACCCCAAACAACAACATATTGCTCTGGGAAGTGTCAAATCACAGATTGGACATACAAAAGCGGCTGCGGGTGCGGCAAGTCTGATTAAAACTGCCTTGGCTCTACATCATAAAGTATTGCCACCCACAATTAACATTACTCAACCCCACCCTAAACTAAATATTGAAAGTTCTCCGTTTTATTTAAATACCGAAACCAGACCTTGGATTACTACAAATGACCAACCTAGACGAGCTGGAGTCAGTGCTTTTGGCTTTGGTGGGACTAACTATCATGTGGTTTTGGAAGAATACAATAGGGAACATAACCAACCTTATCGCCTACATAATAGTTTCCAGTCGGTACTAATATCAGCTAAAACACCCGCAGAGTTGTTATCGCGCTGTGAACAAATCCAACATCAGCTACAATCTGATGCGGGAGAACGGGATTATGCAGAACTAATTGGGGTTGGTAAGGCTTTAGAAATACCAATCGCAGATGCCAGAGTGGGGTTTGTGGCTAATTCTCTGACTCAAGCCGGGGATTTGTTACAAAAAACCATTGACTTGCTGAAAAACAAGCTAGAAGCAGAATCTTGGGAGCATCCCCAAGGAATTTACTATCGTAAATCTGGCATCAGCGCAGACAAGAAAGTAGTGGCTCTATTTTCCGGTCAAGGCTCACAATACTTAGAAATGGGTCGGGAACTGGTAATTAACTTTCCTTGCCTACGGCAGGCTTATGCAGAGATGGATAGGCTGTTGTGCCAAGACGGTTTACAGCCTGTTTCCGAAGTGGTTTTCCCGAATCCTGTATTTAATCCAGAGCAAAAAGCAGAGCAAATGGCAGCTTTGCAACGGACAGAATACGCACAGCCAGCAATTGGGGCTTTTAGTGCGGGTCTGTACAAGATTCTCCAACAAGCTGGATTTAAACCAGATATGGTTGCTGGACATAGTTTTGGAGAGCTTACCGCTTTATGGGTTGCGGGGGTTTTGAGTGAGGAGGATTATTACTTCTTGGTCAAAGCTAGGGGTGAAGCTATGGCTACACCTAAAGACTCTGAGTTTGATCATGGAACCATGTTGGCGGTGAAAGGGGATGTGACTCAGGTTAAAAAACTGATCGAAAATTTCCCTCTGGTGAATATTGCTAATTTGAATTCCCATCAACAGATGGTGCTAGCCGGGACAAAGGCTGAAATTGCCAAAGTTGAAGAGATGCTGACTGCTGAAGGGTTCCATACGGTATTGCTCAAAGTTTCCGCAGCTTTTCATACATCTCTAGTGGCTTATGCTCTCAAACCTTTTGCCCAGGCTATTGAAAAGGTGAGTTTGCAGCCGCCACAAATCCCGGTTTATACCAATTTTACTGGGACTCCTTACCCCAATCAGCAAAAAGTTATTCAAAATATTCTCAAAGAACATCTGGGAAGTCAGGTGTTGTTTCAAGAGGAAATTGACAACATTTATGCTGAAGGCGGCTATTGCTTTGTGGAATTTGGGCCGCGAAATACGCTCACCAATTTAGTTAAGGAGATTCTGGGCGAGCGCTCCCATATAGCTGTAGCATTAAATACTAATCCTCAAAAAGATAGCGATCGCACTCTCCGAGAAGCTGTTGTACAATTGCGTGTCGCTGGTTTACCTCTGCTCAACCTAGACCCCTATGAACAGTCGCGCCCAATTCCAGCAGATGCTCAAACTAAACTCTTGAATGTTCGCTTAAATAGTACCAATTATGTCTCGGACAAAACCAAGCAGTTGTTTGAAAAGGCTTTACAAAATGGGCATCAACTAAAATTGCCTGTTAGCAATGGTCATCACCCAGCAACACCAAACTTTTTCACTTCCGAAAGCTTGCGGGACGAAGCCATACCTACGGAGAACATAGCAGTCAATGGTGAGGCTAAATTACCTACAGAAAAGGTAGCAGTCAATGGTCGAACTAAATCTATGAAAAACGGGAAATCGGAACAACAAAATATCAAGTTTACACCAACCAATTCTGAAACATCTGTGGATTACCAGAGAGCCATAGATAACTTAGAATACACCCTGATTGAATTCAACCGCCATCAACGTCACATTTTGCAGGTTCATGAACAGTCTTTGAAGCATCAGACAGAATATACCAAAACCTTCTTCGGGCTGATGCAACAACAGCATATTTTGTGGGGAAATGGTAAATTCGTTGAGCAACAACCGCAAACCCAGCAACTTGCTATCTCCAGTACAGAGCGCAGCATTATGCGGTTCCACGAGCATCAAGCTGACAGCCTCCGCATTCATGAGCAGTATCTGAACTATCAGCAAGAATATACTAATAACTTTTTCCAATTAGTTCAGCAACATCAACTGCCAACTTGTGACGATACTATACAACACGGTTTGATTCCGTCGCTCAAATATCAAGATAGTTCTACTATTCCTGCTTACCCAGAATATCAGCCAGTTTCACTAGCCACAGCCGATACAGTGGCTACTCAACCTCAGCCAGTTCCAATTAACGGTAATGGTAACGGCACACATCATCAACCAACAGAAGTTCTAGATATTGTTACGCCCCAAAAGAATCAAACTGCAACTGCAACCATAGTAGCTGCACCACCAGTAGTAATAGAGATTGATACAGCTACCCTGAGCCAAACCCTGCTAACCATTGTCAGTGATAAGACAGGCTACCCCAGCGAAATGTTAGAAATGTCGATGGACATTGAAGCTGATTTGGGGATTGATTCCATCAAACGTGTGGAGATTTTAGGCGCATTATTAGAAATATACCCCGATTTACCCCAACCGAATCCAGAGGAACTGGCACAGCTACGTACCCTAGCTGAAATAGCTGAGTATATCAGGACTTTAGCACCAGAAAACTCAGTCACACCTGCTGCAACTAGCAATGAAGTATTAGAAGCAGAAACTCCCGAAGCAGAAACCGTAACATCTCTCTCACCTTCCCCAATTCCAGATAATCTCAGCCAAATACTGCTCACCATTGTGAGTGATAAAACAGGCTATCCCAGCGAAATGTTAGAGATGTCGATGGATATTGAAGCTGATTTGGGGATTGATTCCATCAAACGTGTGGAGATTCTGGGAGCATTGTTAGAGTTATATCCTGATTTACCCCAGCCAAACCCTGAAGAAGTGGCTCCACTGCGTACTCTGCAAGAAATACTTGATTACATAGAACAGACAGCGGAAGAAGCAGGGGCGCAGGGGGAAGAAGCAGGGGCGCAGGGAGCAGGGAGCAGGGGGGAAAGAGTAGAAGAGGCAGGGGCGCAGGGGGAAGGAGCAGGGAGCAGGGGGGAAAGGGTAGAGAGTAATTTCTCTTCTCATAGCCAGTCCCTAATTCGCCGCAGTCCGGTTAAACTGAAATTTCTTCCTGAACCTGATTTTTTAGATTTCACCTTACCTGCACAGCATATTGCTTTGCTCACCGATGATGGTTCCCTGACTACGACAAAGTTAGCTGAGGCTTTAAGCAAGCGGGGCTGGAAAACTGTGGTTTTAAGTTTTCCTCAAACTCTGATTGGTAAACAATCGCCTTTACCTGACAGCATCAATCGCGTAGTTCTGTCAGATTTGAGCGAGGAGCATTTACAACAACAATTAGCGGCGATCGCTTCGGAATATGGTAAAGTTGCCGCATTCATTCATCTCAATCCCTCAAATCTGCAAAATACCAGTCATCAGGTCTGCTATCCGGAAACCGAAAAATCTATCCTGCGTCACGTTTTTCTCACCGCTAAATACCTCAAAGAATCGTTAAATCAAGCAGCGGAGTCAGGACGCAGTTGTTTCTTGACTGTGGCGCGTCTGGATGGCGAGTTCGGACTAGGACAAAAAACTAACTTTGGCGCAATTAGTAGCGGATTATTCGGACTTACCAAAACTGTTAACCAGGAATGGTCACCTGTATTTTGCCGAGCCTTAGACATCAGTCCTGATTTAGATGCTCAAACTTCGGTAGAGCATATCCTGGCTGAACTTCACGACTATAATCGATTGGTTGTAGAAGTGGGATATACGGCACAAGGACGCACAACGTTAATCTGTGAACCAGAATCAGATGATATTTTTGAGTCTGCAATTCCTGATCCCCAATCCCAAGTATTTCTCGTCAGTGGGGGTGCAAAGGGGATAACAGCTAAATGTGTGATCGAATTAGCACAACGTTATCAATGCAGATTTATTCTCCTGGGTCGTTCTGCTGCTGAACCGGAACCTGTATGGGCGGAAGGTTACCTCGGCGAAGCGGAATTGAAAAAGCGGATTATGGAGGATTTCGTCGCTAAAGCAGATAAACCTACACCTGCAATGGTGCAGAAAAAGTTTCAAACTATTGCATCCAGGCGGGAAATAGCCGCTACCTTACAAGCCATTGAGCAAGCGGGTGGACAAGCAGAATACTTGAGTGTGGATGTTACTGATGCGATCGCCCTTTCTGAGCAAGTGGCTGGTGCGGTTGAGCGTTTGGGTGCAGTTACAGGCATTATTCATGGAGCCGGGAATCTGGCTGATAAGCGGATTGAGAAGAAAACAATCCAAGATTTTGAAACGGTTTACGCGGCGAAGGTCAAAGGTTTAGAAAACCTGCTGCGGTGTATACCAGATGGTGAATTGCAATATTTAGTGTTGTTTTCCTCTGTGGTCGGCTTTTATGGCAATGTGGGACAATCAGATTATGCGATCGCTAATGAAATTCTCAACAAATCAGCCCATCTCTTCAAACGCAACCATCCTAATTGTCATGTAGTCGCAATTAATTGGGGTCCTTGGGATAGTGGAATGGTATCTCCAGAATTAAAAAAAGCTTTTGCTGAACGAAATATCGCAACAATTCCCCAGGAAATTGGAGCGCAGACGTTAGTTTCCCAACTGGGACAAAAACATCACCAAACCACACAAGTAGTAATTGGTAGTCCGCTTATCTACACTCCAGAAGCATTAAGCCCAGAGTTAAAAAGCTTTCGTATCCAGAGGCAATTAACATTAGCAGCAAACCCATTTTTATCTGACCATGTGATTGCAGGTAAACCAGTTCTTCCGGCTACCTGTGCCGTTGCCTGGATTGCTAATACCGGTGAACAACTCTATCCCGGTTACAAATTTTTTAGTTGCCAAAACTTCAAAGTTTTGAAAGGAATTATCTTTGATGGTGATCAAGCCAATGAATACATTTTAGATTTAGGAGAAACTTCTAAATCTGCTCACAATCAAATCGAATTTCAGGCTAAAATATGGAGTAACAATTCTGGAAAAATTCGTTACCATTTCAGTGCTAATATCACATTGCGGCAACAAATTCCAGTAGCTCCCACCTATGAGTTATTTAACCCCGAAAGAACAAACCCCGATATCAGCACATCATTTTATCAAAACGGGGCATCAAGTTTATTTCATGGTTCGGCTTTCCAGGGAGTACAAAGTGTTTTAAATCTGAGCCAGGAGATCATAACTATAGGTTGCCTATTGCCTAACTTAGACCCAACAAAACAAGGGCAGTTTCCAGTCCAAACATTCAACCCTTATATTGTTGATGTTCAGATTCATTCACTGTGGATTTGGGCGCAATATTTTCACCAAGTAGGTTGTTTACCTTCAGAAATCCATAATTTTGAGCAGTTTGCAAACCTGCCATTTGGTGAAAAAATGTATATCTCTTGCCAAGTTAAATCCAAGACGGAATCGGCAGTGGTTGCTGATGTAATCACACACGATTTCAACGGAAGAATATATTCCCGGATGATGGGTGCTAAAGGCATTATTTTACCTCGAAACTTAGGAACAGTTTAA